The Thunnus thynnus chromosome 22, fThuThy2.1, whole genome shotgun sequence genome includes a window with the following:
- the LOC137174736 gene encoding putative butyrophilin subfamily 2 member A3 — MAALLKAVLLLSFCQLFSASAGPLPEQVTVHPGDTVVLSCEAPNNINIGAVEWTRTDLQSYVYFQRGKRPLTQDQDPSFVDRVQLKGKMEDGDLSLILKNVSSNDKGTYECRYKEIERKRWKRAAINGEPINIFELNVEAGNTEGGHLGIILPVTGLIVLVVLAAVVGLVTFKKCKGHLEKKSGWSDADPDTLQHLQENENNQSKSITRNTSDIQV; from the exons ATGGCTGCATTACTGAAGGCTGTCCTGTTACTGTCCTTTTGTCAGCTGTTTTCTGCCTCTGCAG GCCCACTGCCAGAACAGGTAACAGTACATCCTGGAGATACTGTCGTTCTGTCATGTGAAGCTCCAAACAACATCAACATAGGAGCTGTAGAGTGGACCAGAACCGACCTCCAGAGTTACGTCTACTTTCAGCGTGGCAAACGCCCCCTGACACAAGACCAAGATCCATCTTTTGTGGACCGGGTGCAGCTGAAGGGTAAGATGGAGGACGGTGACCTGTCTCTGATTCTGAAGAATGTGAGCAGCAATGACAAAGGAACATACGAGTGTCGCTATAAAGAGATTGAAAGAAAACGGTGGAAGAGAGCTGCTATTAACGGGGAACCCATCAACATCTTCGAGCTGAATGTTGAAG ctggaaacacagagggaggacATTTGGGAATAATTCTGCCAGTTACTGGTCTGATTGTCCTTGTTGTtcttgctgctgttgttggtcTTGTGACCTTCAAGAAGTGTAAAGGACATTTGGAGAAGAAGTCAGGCTGGTCTGATGCTGATCCAGATACCCTTCAGCATCTGCAagagaatgaaaacaatcaaaGTAAAAGCATCACTCGTAACACCTCTGACATTCAGGTGTAA
- the LOC137174241 gene encoding low affinity immunoglobulin gamma Fc region receptor II-like: MPPLLKTLNHSVTLLFWSEPSRKLRSATRSDNIDYVFSELTVVLHNKPSFDKNVKNRRFVISALTASLTVSPSSSQMFKGQFMSLSCEEDDSSAGWMLRRNTTKEIRTECDDWGEAAGSSCRITVTTHWDSGVYWCESREGATSNSINITVTGGSVMLQSPVLPVMEGDDVTLHCKTTTSNLPADFYKDGSLIRTEPAGHMTIHHVSKSDEGLYKCHSSGHGESPPSWITVTGKPTTTSQPTPPYTSPPSSTSPPSSSTTPHLPVLWSVPSVCVLVLLVLLVLLVRRCVRRKPNAAELQVEEDDITYSDIKILRHQQQPIRRNRERDPAAVYSAVKTTEDVSYGQIVIKSNKRRERDPAAVYSAVKRTEDVSYGQIVVKSNKRKACPPEPEVVYSSLRKTSTPSHQSNH, from the exons ATGCCCCCACTACTGAAGACCCTGAACCATAGTGTCACACTGCTGTTTTGGTCTGAACCAAGCAGGAAGCTCCGGAGCGCTACCAGAAGCGACAACATTGATTACGTTTT TTCTGAGCTCACTGTTGTGCTGCACAACAAACCAAG ttttgacaaaaatgtaaagaatCGCCGGTTTGTCATTTCAGCCCTCACAGCCTCTCTGACTGTGAGTCCTAGCAGCTCTCAGATGTTTAAAGGACAGTTTATGTCTCTGAGCTGTGAGGAGGACGACAGCTCTGCTGGATGGATGCTGAGGAGGAACACAACCAAAGAAATCAGAACTGAGTGTGATGACTGGGGAGAAGCAGCTGGTTCCTCCTGTAGGATCACTGTAACAACCCACTGGGACAGTGGAGTTTACTGGTGTGAGTCCAGAGAAGGTGCAACCAGTAACAGCATCAACATCACTGTCACTG GTGGATCAGTGATGCTGCAGAGTCCTGTCCTccctgtgatggagggagatgatGTCACTCTGCACTGTAAAACAACGACATCTAACCTTCCAGCTGATTTCTATAAAGATGGCTCCCTCATCAGGACTGAgcctgcaggtcacatgaccatcCACCATGTTTCCAAGTCTGATGAAGGCCTCTACAAGTGTCACAGCAGCGGTCATGGAGAGTCTCCACCCAGCTGGATCACTGTCACAG gGAAACCCACCACCACGTCTCAACCTACACCGCCCTATACttcacctccctcctccacctctcctccttcatcaTCCACCACTCCTCATCTCCCTGTGTTGTGGTCTgttccatctgtctgtgttctGGTTTTACTGGTTCTACTGGTTCTACTGGTGAGACGATGTGTTCGGAGGAAACCTAATG CTGCTGAATTACAAGTTGAAGAAGATGACATTACATACAGTGACATCAAAATATTGCGTCACCAacaacagccaatcagacggAATAGAG AGAGAGATCCAGCTGCAGTTTACtcagcagtgaaaacaacagaagaCGTCAGTTATGGACAAATAGTCATCAAATCAAACAAGAGGAGAG AGAGAGATCCAGCTGCTGTTTACTCAGCAGTGAAAAGAACAGAAGACGTCAGTTATGGACAAATAGTCGTCAAATCAAACAAGAGGAAAG